ATGGCATGCAACGGGCCACATAATTAcccttcatttttctttttaaaattttttaaaataaaagtgtAGGAATCACAACAGAAACCCAAGTCGAGAGTCTCCGGTCTTTCTTTTTGGCCGATCTCCCTTTGGGTGATGCGGCGCTCATGTGGCACCATATGGACCCTCAATGGAGACCCAAAGAGAGACCTGCATTAGGGATGACCTTAATTATGGAGTAAGATTTTACTACATCCTACCATTAGGCACTCCTGCTGCCACCACCATTAGATTGAGGTCGCTATCCGACTCAAATTATGCAGGCGATCTTGATTGAGGGGTCGTTCGGCAAGAGCACTTAGTAGTGTAAACAAGCTGAGCCAAGTCAAGATATACTAGACTCAAGCTTGGCTCGTTTAGCAATTCGCAAGCTCGGGCTGGGCCACGAGCTCGCTTGAGCTTAAACCTTCAAACTTAGGCTCAGCTCGTTTAGGCTCGCCAACAACTAAAGGTCGACTCATGTAGACTCGTGAGCTCGAACACGTATAGGAAATTCGAGCTCGTTTAGGCTCATTATCAAAACAAAATCAATAATTCTAATATTACAACCCACACAACAAACATCATTAAAATATAATCTGTATCCAGcgatattattgttattattattgttgtggTGGTAGTGTAAACAAAAGGCTCATTTAAGCTCGCTAATTTCTCGAGCCAAATGTTATTGAGCTTGGCTCTGCTCATTTGACTAGCGAGCTAGAGCCGAGTTTCAGCTTATTAAGATTGAGCTTTCATTGAGACGAGTCCAAACCGTTCGCAAattgttttatattttgaaaccaaacaccaccTCAATATCCATATGATTGACCGTCTCATCCAATATCCAATCTCAATCAATAATCATGTCCTAAAGTTTGTGCCATATGTTTATCAGAGGAATAATTAACAAGGAAGATCCATGTGAAAAATTAGGAGGCAAATAACTCATTTTTCAAGGGCAAAGCCTCATCACAACCAAGGCCCAAATAACAAACAGAGCCAAGAAAGCAATCGATCCTTCAAAACCATAATGGGACCTTACAGTGCAAAATACACAAAAGGTTTATCAAAAGTTGGCGAATGCCCCGATATAATCTCTAATGGTCCAAGAAGCAAAACTGCTTCTCCAGCACTAGCTTTCTGAATGGCATCTTTTATTCAAAATTCTTTTCCAGCTACTCGCTTTCTTGACAACAATATCATGGCCCACTCATACCTAATGCAAGAGTGCCAGGCATCAGAAAGCAGTTCACGAGAGGCAAGAGTAGGCAAGAGCCTTCTCCTCGCTCAGCTCCTCTGCTGTCAGGTCCATCTTCTTCCTTGACAGCTCATCGATAGGGAGCCCTGCACAAATTGGAACGATTTTTAATCAACCATATGAAGATATTATTACAGTAGCATCAAAAAAGCTTGGTTCACATTTCTGTATTGGGTAGTTGGAAAAGCTTCATTCACACTTCACATTAAACAGGCCCACATGATTGAATAATCACGAAACACTGTCAAAGTTAGATTGGAGGTCCAATGTTATATACCTTGAACAATCTTCCATTCTCCACCAGAGCAGGTAACAGGGAAGGAGTAGATAAGCCCAGCAGGAACATTGTAGGAGCCATCAGAGTAAACTCCCATGGAAACCCAGGTACCCTAAGAGTAAAGTTCACAATGAAGAGGCAAAATGGGTTAGAggcaaataaaaatttataattataggCACAGATTAGGTCCACAGAGAGAAGGGAGCAGTGCAAACCAACCTCTGGTGTACCAAGGACCCAATCACGAATGTGGTCACATGCAGAACTAGCAGCGGATAATGCACTGGAGAGTTTCCGCGCTTTGATAATAGCAGCACCACGTTGTTGAACTGTGGTGATGAAACCTCCATTCAACCTTAATTTCATAAGTCTTTCCAATCAGAAAACAGATTACCCAAGGTGTAAGATTAATCAATGAGAAGCAGAGCAACTTGCCCTTACCATGCATCATCCTTGACAAGCTCACGAACAGGCTTTTCCCCAGCTGGGGTTTTAACAGTGGCATGGTTGACATCAGGATATTGAGAGGATGAATGGTTTCCCCATATGATGACGTTCTTGACATCAGAAACTTGGACATTCAATCTCTCAGAAATCTGACCCAAAGCCCTGTTGTGATCCAGTCTTGTCAAACAAGTAATGTTTTTCTCCGGGATGGATGGTGCAAATTCCTTCAAGATAAGTGCATTCGTGTTCGCAGGGTTAGCAACTACGAGGACCTGCAGTGAGAAATTAAGAAGGCTTAATAACAGCGTTAATAGCGATGATAAGCATGTCCAGCATATCTTTACATCAAGCTTATTGTCGAGACTCTTTTACAGAGATTGCACACTGATACATAATGGAAGTTTATCCTACATTATTTTATCTTCATCACAATCTACAGAATCAACATAAGTTTAGCTCGTGTCAACTCAAGGCATCATCAATCCACAGTTAAAATGATTATTTCTAAAGGCATTATCAATCCATAGTTGAAAGGATCCTCTACCCATATATTGCTTTCCTACGGACTTGGGAAAGTTAACACCATATACACGTgatcattttttattagagaTTTAACTTAATGTGCCTGTGCCAAATCTCAATACTAGCAGTTTTAGCAGTCTTGTCAACTAGTTGCTATTTGGACTGAAGATCATGAAACCAGATTATGGCAGCAATTTTCTGATCCCTCATTTCGTGCATCACTTTTACACATTTGCATCAACAATTCCAACCAGAAATGATTCATATACTGACACATCTACAAACATAGTTCGTTTTCAGAAGACAATATTTATGTATTACCTTGCAGTTTGCAGCAGCATAATTTTCCAGAGCAGAGGCCTGAGACTTGTAAATAGAGACATTTTTGGACATCACATCCTTCCTTTCCATGCCCTCCTTCCTAGGGAAGCCCCCAACCATAACAGCAATATTAACACCAGTGCAAGCCTCAACAACGTCAGTGGTAGCAACAACACCTGTCACATGTGTCATATATTGCCAAAAGATGTTAAGTCCATTTCATTGCATTAGTCGATTCTGACAAATTAAAAACTTGAATCATATCTTAGACCACTGAAATTTGTTGTACATACCCTTAAGAAGGGGGAATGCAGCATCAATCAGTTCCATTCTGACACCATTGAGAGCCTCTGCTGCTGGTGGAATATCCAGCATATGCAGAATAACAGGCTGGTCAGGGCCCAGCATGATTCCCCTGGCAATCATCGGTACAAGGGCATATCCGATTTGTCCTGCAGACCAAGCAAAGTTAATCAGAAACCAAATttagacattttttttttatgatctAGTACAGTTCATGTTTCCACCAGTCGTTCCTTTGCAAAATAATCCGGTCCTTCCACTTTCACCAATGAAGCAGCACCTTCTAAGATCGAAATGGAAATCGCACATCCACTCACAGAAGAAAAACTGGTCAAACATCTTTGcgaaaagaaaacattttGACACTAATACAACAGTAGACATCTCTGACTCAAGCGAAACCACTACTTCCCACAGCCATAAAGATCATTAACACAAGAACCATCGTCAGACGCGTTCAACTTCCTCGAGTATCACTCAGGGGGGAATCTGTACATATCACAGGATTACACGATACAAGCTACGAATGCACAAGAACACAGCGCAGATCCACATGAAAAAGGGCCTTCAAAATCCACTTTCAACCTAGACAAAGAAATAGAAACGATTTCCTACAATCGCAAGCACAGAGCAGCTCAACACACGATACACATGTTGAAGGGAAAATCAAAGTAGATCGGGCGCAAAGATTAAGGGTTCGGGAGGCAGATCCGGCACCTGCAGCGCCAGTGACGAGGACGCGAACTGGTTCCTTGGCCATTGGCGGAGATCGAGTACGATCGAGCTTAGATCGGATTGGAAATGTAGATTGTGAAAGCAGAAGAGACTGAGCTTCGAGGATGGAGTTGGGCGAAGGTGTGATATTTCTTCTCGTGAATGAAAGTGAGAATTGGGGTTTCCGAGACGAGACGATAACTGGTGGTGGTGGTGTGTCCAATGTCAAAGTCCAGCGCCGAAACGGCGTGTCGTTTTGGTAGTGGTGCTGCGATGTCGTTTTTGTGCGGGTGTACCTGTTGCCGAATATTCCACATAGATGCTCtgcattcttttttcttttttctttttttcttttgcttgtAAGGGAAATCGATAGGATTAGtacaagaaaatattaatattgaatttaatgaaagaaggaaaataatttcattgcAAGAATTATATCtgcatttcattttcttatttttcgattataaaataaattcatgatACTAATATATGGaaatatcaaattaaataaaagaatatgaatAAACTCACTATgagaattaaatttaaattttttttattttcaggtGATGATGAATATCACTGCAGTACAGTCCTTCTCCATGTTCTATTTCCTATTTTTACTGGCACGAGTAGATGCactatatttgaaattaatattattatattattgttggTTGGGaagatattatttattattattattataagtaGTAGTTAGTTAGGAAAGTAAAAGAGCATGGGTCACTCCTTAAGTTGACTTTCTACCGGAAAGTCCCGTGACTCCCTTCCCTTCAGAAACCATTACAACTGCTAATTGGCATATATAGGCACATCCTTCTTTGAGCCAGGCGATGAAAACTCCATATTGGGAAATTAGTATGAAAATAATGGACTTATAGATGATTGGATACTATATATCAAGTATGAGCTTGAGCTTTTAGATTAAACAAGACGCGACGTACCTACGCTACACACATAAACATACATAAGAAATACTaactaaataattaaatatagtTAAGTGGATGAATTACTTTAAgaaactaattttaaaatgaagGAATTAATCTTTGATGTACGAAATTTTCAATCAGAGgaataaaataagaataaatgaAGTATTAAATGTAAAATTAGCATAGAATAACTTGttagaaaattgaagaaagagagaaaggggaggaaaaaaaaacagattaTGGGGGTGGAAAAGTGAAGTTCGCGGGTAGTCATTAgtataaaatttatcattacAGCATCGATCTAATGGtcctaatttattaaaatatttacgACATGggagaaaagaaatataaattcaattaCTTGTACGTtaagtgaaaatttattagttatttacaAAACTAAATTTTTGCATGCTTCCATATTCGCAGTCCATGACCTTATGGTCAATTATATAGTTAGTTTATCTCGatatacaatataaatatataagtgCAAGTAGCTCAAAATACATTTAAATTTATCAATAATAAAACTTTCATCAATGTTAAAGATAATGCGTGACTATTTAAGTGGGTAGACCACCAACAGTGGACGTAGACGAGGTCTGAGCCCGAATAGACTCTGTAGGGCAACCCCTAACTAAATTAGGATGTCCCTGTTGGAaatgaatatattatatatagtccaCGGCAAGACCAGTGGCGGGATGGTCCGGAGAGGAGGGAGAAACATGGGGGACTGGTTTTGCCAGTTCCCATCAGTAAAATCTACCctatctctatttttttttctattttctctattaattataataaatgaaataaattggTAAAAATTATGGAATACCTTAGGAACAATTTATCTAATcaatttaaatgaaatataaatgtaaaaaatataaaagggaTTAGtggtaaaataatatataaatgttaAATTGGATTCATCGAGTTATCACAAAAGGAATAGGGGTTATTCACATTTTTATGATTACTAtgtttcaatttaaaattatttatttgaaatagaTAATCATCACAAAATATACATAAGTTATTAGAAATTCTGATAACTGGGAGGTAGtttgtaataatttaataaaaatcactaaatttactaaatttataaaatattataataagatTATCATAAGTAGTGAACGCTAGTTGTCACAAGATACATGTGTAACTTGTAAAACCTTGACAATTTATAACTAAATATATAGTAAAGCTATCAGAAGCTATATTAAGGCAGTTCTGACTAGTAATAACTAGttattacaaaatatatatagtatatcaTGCCTCGTGATAACAAAGTAAGCGTTGTAATCAGATTATGATGTGATAAGTAgttatcataaaaaaaaaagtaaggtTATCACTACTAGCAATAATTCAGTTCAATTAGTGATAGTTTGTTCAAAATGGGAAATTATCGCACTTGTAATAACCAGTTCTCAtaacatatatagattttaaCCCCAAagtgggttggttcaagcatTTTGGCGTTTGTTCCCCTTAGCAAATGTTTcaagttcgagtcttgtgaatggagaaaatttcaCACTACGAGAGTTTACCCCTTACTGGGCGATCCAACTCAACTAGATTAGTCAGGACGTAATTGGACTTTCGGATATCAGAGTTCacaacaataaaatatatagatattatcaTGCCTTTGGATAACTAAGCTTAATTAGTGGTAAATTAttcagaaaagtaaattacaaCAAAATATACTGAGATTATCATAAAATGTATAAGGGTTATCTCAACTCGTAATAACTTAGTCTAATTTGAGGTAACTTGTTCAAAATAGGAGGTTACTGCAAAATGTATTGATGTTACTATAACTTGTGATAGCCAGCTTTTGCATAATTGATACAATTTTGGAAATTTAAATTGTACAAAACAATAATTCTTACAAAAAATTGAGGTTAGAAATGTAAACTACACAAACGTAAGGTTATAAATGCTACCAGTTATCACAATTATggcaataattattatttgcaTAATAATATACTATTGtcctaaaaattaaaatataagcTAGACAATCTCTCAATATCTCGTCTTCTACCTCAAGCCacaaaacaaagaagaaactCTCCCTCAAAGCAGTATAGATCTCCACCAAGTCCACAATCCTCTCTCACAAAGAAGTTTCATCGATCAGTCTCGTCGTCCCCTTACTCGATTGCTTTGCGTCTATCTACCTCTCGTAAGTATGGCTCTCTTGCTTGCCTCGTTGGCTAGTTATTGCCACTCACTTCAAGTCGAACCTGAGCTGGTACAGTGTTGTCGCTACGTATCCAAGCCTCTGGTACTACTTGTCAAGCCCAGGCTGTGACTGCTCTATACCCACTCAGTCCATTTGCTCTTGCTCGAGTCCAAGCTGTTGTTGTGCTCTGCCCAAAGGACTCGACCTGCCCTTGCTCAAGCCCTTCATTGAACTACTGGCTCCCTCCCCTTCCAGTTTATCACTACAGCAAATATAACTTTATCGGACAGATTGGTCCTGgcagtttttaaaaattgcaGCCATAAAGAGTATATGTGGGCGGTTTAGTAAACCGCAACTCAAAAGAACCATCTTAATTCTCTTATGGATTCTTCACAAGTAAAAATTCTTGCATAACTTTTTTAGTTAATCGGATTTGTTGCAATTGCATATTGTAATGCTCTTGAGCTGCATTTTGTAGGTAGATAATGGGACTATAGAGAAGAAAGAGCATGTCAATGATGAAGCATGATCAGGGACCTTCAAATTTTTAAGCATGACCAAAgcatgttttttaaaaaaaaaaatttgctcagtgagttttattttattttattttctcaatctaTAAGTTAATTTACTAATTACTGGTCATGGGGAATTGAGAATTGCTCATGAtgtgaatattttttatgaacTTTGGTGGCGCATAGTTTATTTTGGGTTATGCTAACAATGGCTAGTTTGGTGGAATGATTAGGTACATAGTTTGGTGATGTTGCTTTTGTTGGCCGTGATGTTGGTTTTTGTTGGCCGTGATGTTAGTCTTTTGTTGTTTTAGGCATGATCAGGTACATAGTTTGCTAAAACTTGTAATTACAGCTGATATGCTAACAATGACTagtttattttgaaatatgtCATGTAACTACtctttatcatatatatgtatatatgtgatattttgGATTATGTCTTGtaactattttatttatttatttgaatagtTTGGCCAAGACAACAATTAGTCAATTACAAcaattgcttttctttttttatttttgagataaattacatataaaatcATATGGTTTACTCATTTCCATGAATAAAATcaaacaatttaaaatcatGTAATTTACTTTCCTATATCAAGCCAAACCTTCAATTTTTCGAAATTTAAGTGAGATTTGggacataaataaaaataattatataagtaAGGTTAAACTGTAAACTAACATACATGTTTGGTTGGCACTGGTGACCAGATCGAAATTAAGTTTTGTCCTCCACCGGTAAGAACAAAAACAACTATCTCCAAATAGGGATGTACATGGGTATAAATGGATTTCACCCTTTCTAAACCctaatggggtgttgacaagTTTTATCCAAAAGGTTACGAGAAGCGTTCAgagatttttttatcaaaaccTTGTTGTAGGGTTTGGGAAGGGTGTGGTATTTCCTAAAAACCGTCCCAAATCCTTAAGGTATAAAAATACTGAAATACCTTTAGTCATTTATTAGATGTACAAAATACCTATTCCAATTCAATTAGGGTCTGAGCTTCTTATCTTCTCGTTCTTcaacttaattattttgttttaatgaattacttttatttattaaggaTTGAGCTTGAGGTTAgtatttccttcttcttttgttgGACTAAGGAGCACCATCTTCATTTTTTATGTTATGGATGAAACTCGATATGATGAAACTCTTTCAGGAATTTTGTTAGTTTAGTTCATATGGTTTCTGAAATTCGTGtgaccaaatatatattttgttgtttcaaatctatttaTGATAGTTAAGAGTTCATTAACATAAATGATGGGTTCTTGGTGGAAACACTTTAACTTAGTAGAAAGAA
The sequence above is drawn from the Punica granatum isolate Tunisia-2019 chromosome 5, ASM765513v2, whole genome shotgun sequence genome and encodes:
- the LOC116208570 gene encoding malate dehydrogenase, which produces MAKEPVRVLVTGAAGQIGYALVPMIARGIMLGPDQPVILHMLDIPPAAEALNGVRMELIDAAFPLLKGVVATTDVVEACTGVNIAVMVGGFPRKEGMERKDVMSKNVSIYKSQASALENYAAANCKVLVVANPANTNALILKEFAPSIPEKNITCLTRLDHNRALGQISERLNVQVSDVKNVIIWGNHSSSQYPDVNHATVKTPAGEKPVRELVKDDAWLNGGFITTVQQRGAAIIKARKLSSALSAASSACDHIRDWVLGTPEGTWVSMGVYSDGSYNVPAGLIYSFPVTCSGGEWKIVQGLPIDELSRKKMDLTAEELSEEKALAYSCLS